In a single window of the Bufo bufo chromosome 5, aBufBuf1.1, whole genome shotgun sequence genome:
- the LOC121000866 gene encoding gastrula zinc finger protein XlCGF17.1-like, protein MTSVRRTVLQIRAQVIGGTFTRADCRERAFADDCTGSSEGQLISTDYNADDPGVTSDTYEDCAIIPDVPSTLHSKTLSSDPLKQIRSSDSSQTVNQNAIHKRGEGALRAQKGKKSYPCSECGKCFTQKSDLKRHQRVHTGEKPYSCSECGKCFTQKSELKKHQQVHTGEKPYPCSECGKCFAHKSNLQKHQTVHTKEKPYSCSECGKCFTQKSYLESHQRIHTGEKPYLCLKCGKCFTHKSNFQKHQTVHTKEKPYSCSECGKCFTQKSYLESHQRIHTGEKPYSCLKCGKCFTHKSNLPKHQKVHTKEKPYSCSECGKCFTQKSHLERHQQICTKKKPYSC, encoded by the exons atgaccaGTGTGAGGAGGACAGTCCTACAGATCAGagcccag GTcatcggcggcacatttacacgggcagattgtCGTGAACGAGCGTTCGCAG ATGACTGTACTGGGAGCTCGGAGGGACAATTGATATCTACAGATTATAATGCAGATGATCCAGGTGTCACATCAGATACGTATGAAGATTGtgccattatcccagatgtacCATCCACCCTTCACAGCAAAACTCTGTcctctgaccctttaaaacaaatccgatcttctgattcatcacagacaGTTAACCAGAATGCAATCCACAAAAGGGGTGAGGGAGCCCTAAGAGCTCAGAAAGGAAAGAAGTcatatccatgttcagaatgtgggaaatgttttactcagaaatcagACCTTAAGAGGCATCAGAGAGTTCACacgggagagaagccgtattcatgttcagaatgtgggaaatgttttactcagaaatcagAACTTAAGAAGCATCAGCAAGTTCACACGGGAGAGAAGCCgtatccatgttcagaatgtgggaaatgttttgctcaTAAATCAAATCTTCAGAAACATCAGACAGTTCACACAaaggagaagccgtattcatgttcagaatgtgggaaatgttttactcagaaatcatATCTTGAGagtcatcagagaattcacacaggagagaagccgtatttatgtttaaaatgtgggaaatgttttactcataaatcaaattttcagaAACATCAGACAGTTCACACAaaggagaagccgtattcatgttcagaatgtgggaaatgttttactcagaaatcatATCTTGAGagtcatcagagaattcacacaggagagaagccgtattcatgtttaaaatgtgggaaatgttttactcataAATCAAATCTTCCGAAACATCAGAAAGTTCACACAaaggagaagccgtattcatgttcagaatgtgggaaatgttttactcagaaatcacATCTTGAGAGACATCAGCAAATTTGCACAAagaagaagccgtattcatgttaa